The Thermoplasmata archaeon genome includes the window GTTAGACCGCAGAGGAGCTGGTTCCACCCAGCGGTCACGCGGTCCGGTATGACGGGTGCCAATGCCCTTATAATGGCATCGGCGTTGGGTGGGCAGAGGTGGTTCCCGAAGGTAGTGGCGGCGGGGTATTTTGCGTTGAGGAGCGTCCCCGGAGGGATGATGATTTTTATGGGTCGAATCATGCCGTCGTTGTGCGGTATGTTCGGGTTGACCATCTGCAAGAAGGTCAGCGTGGTCGCTGATGCGCTGGAGGTGTAGGTCCCGTTGACGAAGCCCGTTGTCTGGGGGTCCGTCTCTGAGTAGTCGAAGGTGATGCTGTCCCCGCTTACGGTGATTTTTACCCTGATTTTGAACCTCGAGCCCGGGTGCCTCCCGTCGTAATAAACTGTCGACTCTCCTCTGTACACCCCCGGAGGGATGGTCCTGATCTCAGCCCTCATCATTTTCTCAGTTGTGTCAAATATGTACTCCTTGTGGGCGTTGAACCTCTCCAGTCCATATTTCTCTATCAGCGCCAGAACCCCCCTCTCCCCGACCACGCAGCTACCTATCTCCGCCTTCATGTCCTCGGCTACGATGTCGTACCTAATGTTCGCGAATATCAGGTCCCAAACGTCCTTCCTGAATTTCCCCGCTTCGTAGACCTTCACTGGCGGAATTCTGAGCGTCTCCTGCCAGACCTCGGTGGCGTTGGGGTTGTAGCCCCCGGCAACCGCCCCGCCGACGTCGGCCTGGTGGCCCTTGCACGCGGACCAGGCGACCAACGTGTTTCTATAGAATATGGGTTTGTACACCGCGACGTCGTTGTTCTGGTTGCCCATGGAGAACACGTCGTTGTGAAAAATGACATCGCCTGGGTAAATCTCATCGCCGAAATACTTTATAATGTATTCACACACGGGCCCTAGGGAGAAAGAAAGAATGGGCAGGTTCTCGGTCTGCTCGAGCATTTTGCCGCGCGCGTCATAGAGCCCCGTGACGAAGTCCTTCGCCTCACACAGAATCGGGGACCTGGTGGTCTTGGTCAGGGCGATGCTCATCTCTTCAGTAATGGATTTCAGCCTCCTTTCAAGCACGGAGGCAAGAATCTTGTCTATCTTCATCCCATAGTCCTTCTCCATCGCTTCTCCATCGTTCTGTCCGGCCTCTCGCA containing:
- a CDS encoding hydantoinase B/oxoprolinase family protein, with translation MKIDKILASVLERRLKSITEEMSIALTKTTRSPILCEAKDFVTGLYDARGKMLEQTENLPILSFSLGPVCEYIIKYFGDEIYPGDVIFHNDVFSMGNQNNDVAVYKPIFYRNTLVAWSACKGHQADVGGAVAGGYNPNATEVWQETLRIPPVKVYEAGKFRKDVWDLIFANIRYDIVAEDMKAEIGSCVVGERGVLALIEKYGLERFNAHKEYIFDTTEKMMRAEIRTIPPGVYRGESTVYYDGRHPGSRFKIRVKITVSGDSITFDYSETDPQTTGFVNGTYTSSASATTLTFLQMVNPNIPHNDGMIRPIKIIIPPGTLLNAKYPAATTFGNHLCPPNADAIIRALAPVIPDRVTAGWNQLLCGLTNGWDPRKKTNFVDICFLGYKGGSGAMKGVDGYDHIGMIDASGGVLDQDYEMFEQQTPHILWEHEYLIDSAGAGQWRGGLGIVTRYEIGGENVKVVTFGDGDVEPAFGLFGGKSGALNFIELIYPNGKRYRTTSKDLVENVPPGTIWYQQAGGGGGYGNPLLRAAEKVAWDVKNGVVSLEAARKLYGVVINPRTMEVDERATARLRNRRLHRKGGGKRRKDKS